From the Coffea eugenioides isolate CCC68of chromosome 1, Ceug_1.0, whole genome shotgun sequence genome, the window TCTTGCCAATTTGAACCGCATTAATCCCAGTCACCTTTTGAAATCATATACCAGGTTTCTGTTCCCAGCTTTCGGtggtttattatttggctatgaCATTGGCGCAACGTCTGGTGCGACAATCTCCTTGCTGGTAACTTACTGCTGTTCACAAACATTTTCCTGTCCCTCTTTTGTTCCAAACACTACTAACTGTCATGGCGATTGTACTTTGGAAGACTCTTTTTACTTTTCCACTATCATTTTGCAGTCACCTGAGCTTAGCGGTACGACGTGGTTCAACCTTTCGGCTGTTCAACTAGGCCTTGTGGTAGACTTTGCAATCATGACAATTCTGCTTCATATTATCTAACTCTTATTTCATGGAGGGTAAATGCTTGTTCTtcatttcttttgattttaggTTAGTGGTTCCCTTTACGGAGCTCTTCTTGGTTCCCTCCTCGTTTATCCTCTGGCAGATTTTCTTGGTATGGCTCTTGCCTTGTTATGTGGCTATTATGCTAGAACTACCATATTAACTGTCTATATTACTTTAATTTCTGAAGGAAGGAGGAGGGAGCTCGTCATGGCAGCCATTTTGTATGCAATTGGCAGTGCTTCAACAGCCTATGCCCCTGGTCTGGCTGTTCTCTTACTTGCCCGGCTTGTTTATGGACTTGGAATAGGCCTAGTAAGCTTCTTTGAGTTTTCAACCTCTATCCTTCCAAAAATCCTAAAGGACTAATAATATCCTGAAATTTGACAAGCATGCTAATCAGTTGTGTTTGACAGGCAATGCATGGGGCTCCTCTTTACATAGCAGAGACTTGTCCAGCACAAATTCGGGGAACTTTGATATCTTTGAAAGAGCTGTTCATAGTTCtgggaattttggtaaatttgccATTTTGAAGCTCACATccatttttgttttgaaaagaaCATGGGGGTGTTAATAATTGCTCTTTCTGCAGCTGGGTTACTTTGTTGGGAGCTATGAAATTGATGTCGTTGGAGGGTGGCGTTACATGTATGGACTAAGTGCTCCTATTGCATTGCTTATGGGGATAGGCATGCTGTCTCTTCCACCATCTCCCCGGTGGTTACTTCTCAGGGCAGTTCAAGGTAAAGGGCCCTTACAAGAGTTGAAAGAAAAGGCAAAACATGCTTTGAGCAGACTAAGAGGCCGGGCTGCAGGCGATAAAGTGTCTGAAAAGCAGATAGAGGAAACCCTTACCTCATTGAAAACTGCTTATGCTGATCAACAATCTGAAGGGAGTTTGCTGGAGGTGTTTCAGGGTCCAAGTCTGAAAGCATTTATAATTGGTGGAGGCCTGGTCCTTTTTCAACAGGTGATGAAAATCTTCTTTCAATTAGTTCTCTGCATGATATtatctttattctttttcttttctatattCATTGGGGTTAAATAAAAGGTTATCCTAACTGCAAGTTTACCAAATTGTTATTACAGATAACTGGGCAGCCAAGTGTTCTATATTATGCTGGTCCAATTCTTCAGGTGGTTTGCTTTTTCACCCTGTTATTATTTATCCATTAATTTGCTGCTGTTTTCACTTGACCTTATAATAATATGAATTCTTGTCTCAAGACTGCTGGATTTGCTGCTGCTTCTGATGCTACGCGTCTTTCAGTTGTAATTGGCACGTTTAAGGTGTGTCTGATCAGGTGACTGAAGAAATTTCTTGAATCTTTTCTGTTTGAGGGAAGCTTATAATTGACTTTCATTTGGTACTGTTCTGAAGTTGATGATGACAGGAATTGCTGTTCTAAAAGTTGATGATCTTGGGCGTAGGCCATTACTGATTGGAGGTGTTGGTGGCATCGTAAGCTTTAATAAGCCCTACagttttttttacttttcaagTCATATGTAGGTACAATTTAACTTTCTTTTTGTTCATAGGCCTTGTCTTTGCTGCTTCTTTGGGCTTATTacgaatttcttggaggttaTCCTTTGGTTGCTGTGGCAGCTCTACTTCTATATGTTGGTAGCTATCAGGTAAAATACCTCCCTTCTCTCTCCTCCCAAaaacacaaacaaaaaaaagaaaaaaaagatgattTGACTTATCTTTGGGATGCattaaatatttacaagaaatATGGGATTTATCAGTTGCGGTTGAAACTTTCTTTTAGCTAGTGGTCAGCTTTGCTAATTGTTCCATATTTGTATTTATATCAGGTATCGTTTGGGCCTATAAGTTGGCTTATGGTGTCTGAGATTTTCCCTCTACGAACTAGAGGAAAGGGGATCAGTCTCGCAGTTCTTACGAATTTCGGTTCAAACGCAATAGTAACTTTTGCTTTCTCTCCACTGAAGGTGACTTAAACTCTTCCCAGAAACTTGTTACTCTCAAAGCTTGGATTCATGATTCATGTTTCCGGTTCTCTCTTTGACTGATCCATTCTGTCATTATCTATTTCTGCAGGAGTTGCTTGGGGCTGCTAATCTTTTTCTTCTGTTCGGTGCAATTGCTCTATTGTCGCTTGTGTTTGCGGTGGTGTATGTCCCTGAGACCAAAGGCTTGAGCTTGGAAGAAATCGAGTCCAAAATTTTAAAGTGAAGGCTTAATGCGTCAGGATCTGTGATTACTAGATTCTATTAACCTAACAGTTCTCTGATTTGTAGATATTGTGTGACAACCTTGCAGTGAAGACTTGGAAATGAGATGTACTTATTTAAATGCCATGATACGAGGTATTGTTCAAACctttcattttgatttctaaggACTTAACTGAGAGACCATCAAAAATTTTTAAGGACCATCTGATCAACCCTCCCTCCGTAATATCTCAAAATCTTCTGGTTTACCTTACAAACTGATCAAGATCTCATCCATGGGTAGAATACTACTCCTTATTACTTGccaaaaatcaaagaaaaggagTCTACACAAATATCCACCTGGGCCttaattcaattcaatttaTATTAGGATGCAAGGTTCTTCCCCGACAATCTTATGCCTTTTATTTAGGCAATGAATAGTAATTCGATTCTGTGTCACTTTAAGATGAAATCATTCACTTCAAAGGATGATTATACAGCACAGATGCAATTATCACAACAAAGAATCCACATCGGCTGAAGTCCTCTTCTTGTCTATTTGTCTAAACAACTTGGCCTACAAACCTAATTAAGAATGCAGACACATCTGCAGTGACCAATAATGTAACTAATTTCGGACTAAAATGGCAGATCCATCAGTACTAATGGGTACAAAATTCCTACTAATGGTGCTGTAAAAGCAACTTATTTCTGGTTGACCAGCTTATGATTGCACAAGGTCCCACTAAAGGAGATTCAGGAAATAGCTGGTAATCAATTTGCACCTGACCAAGAGTTGGTCTTCAGTTGGCTTGAAGTATTCTTCCATGAGTTTGCTCCTCAAGATCTGCAACCAAAATTTCATCGGAGATCAAAATGAATTTGAGTAAACgaaataaagagaaaaataaatccTAAGGATTCCGGAAGTTTTGCAGCATCGATTTAGTGACTGACAGCCTGCCAGGATTAGGACCCTGGCTTTTGTTCATATAGTTTGAGGATAACTTTTTGGGCATTCAGCAAATTACGGAAGCCAGGCAAGTATTCTGGCTGTATAACTATTATCATTCAACAGGAGCTAATTCATAAAACAGGAGCTAACCTTCTTGGGCATTAGTAGAGACTGGAACGAGGGGAGATGAACTTGCGCTGTGGAAGACAGGGACCTGAGGCGTTAAGCTTGTGCTGCGGAAGAGGGGGAAGTATGACGACGGATTTACATTGGCAGAAGAGGTGGAAGTTGGTGATGGAACTTCTGTTTTGATCCATAGGGGATTGTGTGATATCAAATATTCCGCTTTCATCGTCTCCCTGGATGGTTTTCCTTTAGAACTTGCGCCACGGGGGCTGGAAACATGTGACAATGAACTTGCATTGGTAGAAGAGATAGAATTGAGTGGTGGAACTTCGGTCCTGATAAAAAGGGGAACTTGTGGCGACAAGTTTGCTGCCTTTGCTCTCTCGTTCCCGGGTTGTTCCATAAAATTTGCACCTGGGGAGATGGGGGCATGTGAAGGTGTGTGTGCACTGGTAGAAGAGTTGGAATTTGGTGGTGGAACCCCTTTCTTGGTAGAATTGGGAAGATTTAATGACAAATTCGTCAGTTTAATTGTCTCCTTGGATGGTTCTTCCCTAGAGATTGCCCTGGGGGACATGGTGACCGGAGACGAATTTACATTGACTGAAGAGAGGGAATTTGGTGGGGAAACCGGATTATTAGATGACAAACTTGTTGCCTTGCTTGGGTCCCTGTGGAGGTTTTCCACAGTGCTCGCACCAAGAGACTTGAGGTTTGGCTGTGGAGGTGAAGCTTCTGTTTTGGTAGTAGAAACGGGAACGTTTTGAGAAAAATTTGTTCCCTTGATTTTCTCCGTGGAGGGTTCTGCTACAGAGCCTTTTGAAGCAGAGTGAGGGTGTTCATCGTGTCGAAGAAATGAAGTTACAGCTTCTCGCACTTTTTCCACCATGCCCATATCACGAGGACTCTTTCTTGGACTTATTGCCTCAGATATGGCCTGAGAAAGTGCTCTGTCATCTTCTCCAGGCTCGAGCTTGTTCATGAAATACTCCTTCACTGAAACACCTTTGTCCCACTTTTGTGGGCTCCAATTACCCAGATGTTCTCTAATCTCGGAGCTCCTGTCAATATTCTTGACATCGTCAGCAGGAAGATGCTCCGTATCCGGATTTGCATGTTTCTCTTGGTCCTCAGGGCTTGAAATAGTCAACCCTGCAATCTTGGAAGCAATTAATTGAGTGGCATCGCTGACCTTAGCATATGCTGGTGCGAGTTTCTCAGACACGGTTTCAGTGATGGTCTTGCTCACAGCAGCAGCCTTATCTTTcccttcatctccatcttcgtGTTTGATGCTGGTTGGGAAAAGATGCTTCTCAGAAACAACTGGATCTGCTCTTGGATGTTGCCTTGCAGTTTCTCTATAAATTTCAGGTGCTAGCTCTGATTCATACACTGAAAATGCAGGTAGAAATATTCTTAATgaaatgaagccaaaatcagGACAAACGTATATTATAGTGCATTTATAATGTTTTATATTTAGATTAAACGTCTGAACAAAGAATAAGTATATCATGAAGGGCCATAAATAGAGGATACTTGGAGCTCCAAGATACTCAgcatcttcatcttcttcatcatcatagGAGTCGTCCAAACTAACACCCCAAGGCGGTGTAGTGTTGCCGTCCGGGGTTTCATGATTCTCATCGTCATGCTTCTTCTTTCCGCTGAATGACTGGCGCAATTTCCTAGCTCTCTCCTTGACTTTAGTCAAAACTGATTTCTTGTTATTATGGGGGCTCAAATCTTCATCGTGGTAGTGGTTCCTTGCAAGAGTCGGTGAGGTACTATGTTGCCATGAATCTTCATCATCTGACAAGCAAAA encodes:
- the LOC113779858 gene encoding D-xylose-proton symporter-like 3, chloroplastic translates to MSFTSFHPQLNLNLSHLQPRPPSLNPSKGSHKLLFRRWSSQSPPSKCSPFLAGTGGPYFSSGTTLRSIFLLFSGSRSRPKVRAASEDGGESLDAEANYQEEFSWSSVILPFLFPAFGGLLFGYDIGATSGATISLLSPELSGTTWFNLSAVQLGLVVSGSLYGALLGSLLVYPLADFLGRRRELVMAAILYAIGSASTAYAPGLAVLLLARLVYGLGIGLAMHGAPLYIAETCPAQIRGTLISLKELFIVLGILLGYFVGSYEIDVVGGWRYMYGLSAPIALLMGIGMLSLPPSPRWLLLRAVQGKGPLQELKEKAKHALSRLRGRAAGDKVSEKQIEETLTSLKTAYADQQSEGSLLEVFQGPSLKAFIIGGGLVLFQQITGQPSVLYYAGPILQTAGFAAASDATRLSVVIGTFKLMMTGIAVLKVDDLGRRPLLIGGVGGIALSLLLLWAYYEFLGGYPLVAVAALLLYVGSYQVSFGPISWLMVSEIFPLRTRGKGISLAVLTNFGSNAIVTFAFSPLKELLGAANLFLLFGAIALLSLVFAVVYVPETKGLSLEEIESKILK
- the LOC113782875 gene encoding sialidase, whose amino-acid sequence is MAQLEVSRKYAETPTPKTPKAQSLTFEQLLQDDEDSWQHSTSPTLARNHYHDEDLSPHNNKKSVLTKVKERARKLRQSFSGKKKHDDENHETPDGNTTPPWGVSLDDSYDDEEDEDAEYLGAPMYESELAPEIYRETARQHPRADPVVSEKHLFPTSIKHEDGDEGKDKAAAVSKTITETVSEKLAPAYAKVSDATQLIASKIAGLTISSPEDQEKHANPDTEHLPADDVKNIDRSSEIREHLGNWSPQKWDKGVSVKEYFMNKLEPGEDDRALSQAISEAISPRKSPRDMGMVEKVREAVTSFLRHDEHPHSASKGSVAEPSTEKIKGTNFSQNVPVSTTKTEASPPQPNLKSLGASTVENLHRDPSKATSLSSNNPVSPPNSLSSVNVNSSPVTMSPRAISREEPSKETIKLTNLSLNLPNSTKKGVPPPNSNSSTSAHTPSHAPISPGANFMEQPGNERAKAANLSPQVPLFIRTEVPPLNSISSTNASSLSHVSSPRGASSKGKPSRETMKAEYLISHNPLWIKTEVPSPTSTSSANVNPSSYFPLFRSTSLTPQVPVFHSASSSPLVPVSTNAQEDLEEQTHGRILQAN